One part of the Kryptolebias marmoratus isolate JLee-2015 linkage group LG13, ASM164957v2, whole genome shotgun sequence genome encodes these proteins:
- the mink1 gene encoding misshapen-like kinase 1 isoform X4, translating to MSENAPTRSLDDIDLAALRDPAGIFELVEVVGNGTYGQVYKGRHVKTGQLAAIKVMDVTEEEEEEIKAEINMLKKYSHHRNIATYYGAFVKKSPPGHDDQLWLVMEFCGAGSVTDLVKNTKGSSLKEDWIAYICREILRGLSHLHAHKVIHRDIKGQNVLLTENAEVKLVDFGVSAQLDRTVGRRNTFIGTPYWMAPEVIACDENPDSTYDFRSDIWSLGITAIEMAEGAPPLCDMHPMRALFLIPRNPPPKLKSKKWSKKFIDFIEGCLVKTYHSRPSTEQLLKHSFIRDQPTERQVRIQLKDHIDRTRKKRGEKEETEYEYSGSDEEDENRGDDRESSSILNVPGESTLRRDFQRLQQENKERSEAHKRQQAQLAAQRRDPEEHKRQLLHDRQKRIEEQKEQRRRLEEQQRKEREMVRQQEKGPHRRLDDMRREEDRRLAEREQEFIRHKLEEEQRQLEILQQQLLQEQALLMEYKRKQLEEQRQSERLQRQLQQEHAYLVSLQQQQQEKKPQLYHYNKNLEPNNKPTWAREVEERSKLNRQGSPKICTTVSDTAIQSRSDSISQSGMVQSAQTPPMQRPVEPQGGQGKDPSLNPTPHPIHSRELVRQNSDPTSETPGPQGHQIREDRGPWIRLPDVELPPKIPQRTASIATALNTNLTSGIRHPIRASNPDLSRNDRWERGDSMSIISNLPQTGSLERHRILSSSKMDSPILSHESRHKPGESRTSSRPGRPASYKRAIGEDHGLYAKERAEEPPRPPVKANDYSSSSESSESSEESESGEGAEEEESPTDRHRDADTDSVNTMVVHEDEGEVGEGEQAGGYGDQTMLVQRTPEKRSHNGYTNLPDVVQPSHSPTESATHSSPGKDSVYDYQSRGLVKTSAKSSFTTFVDLGMYQSPGGPGDNMSLSSSRFEQLKMEVRKGSMVNVNPTNTRPPNDTPEIRKYKKRFNSEILCAALWGVNLLVGTENGLKLLDRSGQGKVYPLINSRRFQQMDVLEGLNLLITISGKKNKVRVYYLAWLRNKILHNDPEVEKKQGWTTVGEMEGCVHYKVVKYERIKFLVIALKNAVEVYAWAPKPYHKFMAFKSFADLPHRPVLVDLTVEEGQRLKVIYGSCAGFHAIDVDSGNNYDIYVPVHIQSQVTPHAIVFLPNSDGMEMLLCYEDEGVYVNTYGRIIKDVVLQWGEMPTSVAHICSNQIMGWGEKAIEIRSVETGHLDGVFMHKRAQRLKFLCERNDKVFFASVRSGGSSQVYFMTLNRNCIMNW from the exons ATGTCTGAAAACGCCCCCACACGAAGCCTGGATGACATAGACCTGGCAGCTCTGAGG GATCCAGCGGGGATCTTTGAGCTGGTCGAGGTTGTTGGCAATGGGACATATGGGCAGGTTTACAAG GGCCGTCACGTGAAGACAGGCCAACTGGCTGCCATCAAAGTGATGGATGttacagaggaggaagaggaggagatcaAAGCAGAGATCAACATGCTGAAAAAGTACAGCCACCACCGCAACATAGCCACGTACTATGGTGCCTTTGTCAAGAAGAGTCCACCAGGACACGACGACCAACTTTGG CTGGTGATGGAGTTCTGTGGAGCCGGATCGGTGACCGACTTGGTGAAAAACACGAAAggcagctctctgaaggaggacTGGATTGCTTACATCTGCAGGGAGATCCTAAGG GGCCTTTCTCACCTTCACGCCCATAAAGTTATCCACCGGGACATCAAAGGCCAGAATGTGCTGCTCACGGAGAACGCTGAGGTCAAGCTTG TTGATTTCGGTGTGAGTGCTCAGTTGGACCGGACTGTTGGACGCAGGAACACCTTCATCGGTACTCCTTACTGGATGGCACCTGAGGTCATTGCCTGCGACGAGAACCCAGACTCCACCTACGACTTCAGG agtGACATTTGGTCCTTGGGAATAACAGCTATAGAGATGGCAGAGGGAGCTCCCC ccCTGTGTGACATGCACCCGATGAGAGCCCTCTTTCTGATTCCCAGGAACCCCCCTCCAAAACTTAAATCCAAGAAATG GTCCAAGAAATTTATTGACTTTATAGAAGGCTGTCTCGTCAAGACGTACCACAGCCGTCCGTCCACGGAGCAGCTGCTGAAGCATTCCTTCATCAGAGACCAGCCCACTGAGCGGCAGGTCCGAATTCAGCTCAAAGACCACATTGACCGGACGCGCAAGAAGAGGGGAGAAAAGG AAGAGACAGAGTACGAGTACAGTGGTagtgatgaggaggatgaaaaCCGGGGAGATGATCGAGAGTCGAG TTCGATCCTCAACGTGCCCGGTGAGTCCACCTTAAGGAGAGACTTCCAGcggctgcagcaggaaaacaaggagCGCTCAGAGGCTCACAAGAGGCAGCAGGCCCAACTGGCAGCCCAGCGCCGGGACCCCGAGGAGCACAAGAGGCAGCTGCTGCACGACCGGCAAAAACGCATCgaggagcagaaggagcagCGCCGCCGGCTTGAAGAG CAACAGAGAAAAGAGCGAGAGATGGTGAGGCAGCAAGAAAAGGGTCCCCATCGGAGACTTGACGATATGAGACGGGAGGAAGACAGGAGGCTGGCAGAGAGGGAGCAG GAGTTCATAAGACACAAGttagaggaggagcagcggcagTTAGAAATCCTTCAGCAGCAGTTGCTTCAGGAGCAGGCGCTGCTCATG GAGTATAAGCGCAAGCAGCTTGAGGAGCAGCGTCAGTCAGAGCGGCTGCagaggcagctgcagcaggagcatGCCTACCTggtgtctctgcagcagcagcagcaagaaaaGAAGCCCCAGCTTTACCATTACAACAAGAACCTGGAGCCCAACAACAAACCCACCTGGGCCCGCGAG GTGGAGGAGCGAAGCAAGCTAAACAGACAGGGTTCACCCAAAATCTGCACTACTGTTTCTGACACCGCCATCCAGTCTCGCTCGGACTCAATCAGCCAGTCGGGAATGGTCCAGTCTGCGCAGACCCCACCAATGCAGAGACCAGTCGAACCCCAAGGGGGTCAGGGGAAG GATCCCTCCCTCAACCCCACACCCCACCCCATCCATTCCAGGGAGCTCGTACGCCAGAACTCAGACCCCACATCTGAAACCCCGGGACCACAGGGGCATCAGATAAGGGAGGATCGTGGCCCCTGGATCCGCCTGCCAGATGTTGAGCTCCCACCTAAG ATTCCCCAGAGAACTGCATCTATTGCCACAGCTCTTAACACTAACCTTACCTCTGGCATTAGACATCCAATAAGAGCCAG CAATCCAGATCTCAGCCGCAATGATCGCTGGGAGAGAGGAGACAGCATGAGCATAATTTCCAATCTGCCCCAGACGGGCTCCCTGGAGAGGCATCGCATCCTCA GTTCCTCCAAAATGGATTCACCCATTCTCTCCCATGAAAGTCGCCATAAGCCAGGAGAGTCTCGAACCTCTTCCCGTCCTGGGCGTCCTGCT AGTTACAAGAGAGCTATAGGGGAG GACCACGGCCTCTATGCCAAGGAGCGCGCCGAGGAGCCACCAAGGCCCCCCGTCAAGGCCAACGATTACTCCTCCTCTTCAGAGAGCAGTGAGAGCAGCGAAGAAAGCGAGAGTGGCgagggagcagaggaggaggaaagccCAACAGATCG TCACAGGGATGCAGACACTGACTCAGTCAACACCATGGTGGTTCATGAAGATGAGGGCGAGGTGGGAGAAGGAGAGCAGGCTGGAGGTTACGGGGATCAGACCATGCTGGTGCAGAGA ACCCCAGAGAAGAGGAGCCACAATGGGTACACTAACTTGCCAGATGTGGTGCAGCCGTCCCACTCTCCCACTGAGTCAGCCACACACTCCTCTCCAGGGAAAGACTCCGTTTATGAC TATCAGTCCAGAGGTTTGGTGAAGACGTCCGCCAAGTCCTCCTTCACGACGTTTGTGGACCTCGGCATGTACCAGTCCCCAGGAGGACCGGGGGATAACATGTCCCTCAGTA GCTCCAGGTTCGAGCAACTGAAGATGGAGGTAAGGAAAGGGTCCATGGTGAACGTGAACCCCACCAACACCCGTCCGCCCAACGACACACCCGAGATCCGCAAATACAAGAAGAGGTTCAACTCCGAGATTCTGTGTGCTGCGCTTTGGG gtgtgaacCTGTTGGTGGGCACGGAGAACGGTTTAAAGCTGCTGGACCGCAGCGGTCAGGGGAAAGTTTATCCCCTCATCAACTCCCGCAGGTTCCAGCAGATGGACGTCCTCGAGGGTCTCAACCTGCTCATCACCATATCAG GCAAGAAGAACAAGGTGCGCGTTTACTACCTGGCCTGGCTGAGGAATAAGATCCTCCATAATGACCCCGAGGTGGAAAAGAAGCAGGGTTGGACCACTGTGGGGGAAATGGAGGGCTGCGTTCACTACAAAGTGG TGAAATACGAGAGGATAAAGTTTCTGGTGATCGCTTTAAAGAATGCCGTGGAAGTTTATGCCTGGGCGCCCAAACCTTATCACAAATTCATGGCCTTCAAG TCGTTCGCAGACCTTCCACACAGGCCTGTCCTGGTCGACCTGACGGTGGAAGAAGGCCAGAGGCTGAAAGTCATCTATGGTTCTTGTGCTGGCTTCCATGCTATCGACGTGGACTCCGGAAACAACTATGACATTTATGTCCCCGTTCAT ATTCAAAGCCAAGTGACCCCACACGCCATCGTGTTCCTGCCCAACTCGGACGGCATGGAGATGCTGCTGTGCTACGAGGACGAGGGCGTTTACGTCAACACCTACGGACGCATCATAAAGGACGTCGTCCTGCAGTGGGGCGAGATGCCCACCTCTGTTG ctCATATCTGCTCCAACCAGATCATGGGCTGGGGCGAAAAGGCCATTGAGATCCGTTCTGTAGAGACAGGCCACTTGGACGGTGTCTTCATGCACAAAAGAGCTCAGAGGCTGAAGTTCCTGTGTGAGAGAAATGACAAG GTGTTCTTCGCTTCGGTGCGTTCCGGAGGCAGCAGCCAGGTGTACTtcatgaccctgaacaggaactgCATCATGAACTGGTGA
- the mink1 gene encoding misshapen-like kinase 1 isoform X6 translates to MSENAPTRSLDDIDLAALRDPAGIFELVEVVGNGTYGQVYKGRHVKTGQLAAIKVMDVTEEEEEEIKAEINMLKKYSHHRNIATYYGAFVKKSPPGHDDQLWLVMEFCGAGSVTDLVKNTKGSSLKEDWIAYICREILRGLSHLHAHKVIHRDIKGQNVLLTENAEVKLVDFGVSAQLDRTVGRRNTFIGTPYWMAPEVIACDENPDSTYDFRSDIWSLGITAIEMAEGAPPLCDMHPMRALFLIPRNPPPKLKSKK, encoded by the exons ATGTCTGAAAACGCCCCCACACGAAGCCTGGATGACATAGACCTGGCAGCTCTGAGG GATCCAGCGGGGATCTTTGAGCTGGTCGAGGTTGTTGGCAATGGGACATATGGGCAGGTTTACAAG GGCCGTCACGTGAAGACAGGCCAACTGGCTGCCATCAAAGTGATGGATGttacagaggaggaagaggaggagatcaAAGCAGAGATCAACATGCTGAAAAAGTACAGCCACCACCGCAACATAGCCACGTACTATGGTGCCTTTGTCAAGAAGAGTCCACCAGGACACGACGACCAACTTTGG CTGGTGATGGAGTTCTGTGGAGCCGGATCGGTGACCGACTTGGTGAAAAACACGAAAggcagctctctgaaggaggacTGGATTGCTTACATCTGCAGGGAGATCCTAAGG GGCCTTTCTCACCTTCACGCCCATAAAGTTATCCACCGGGACATCAAAGGCCAGAATGTGCTGCTCACGGAGAACGCTGAGGTCAAGCTTG TTGATTTCGGTGTGAGTGCTCAGTTGGACCGGACTGTTGGACGCAGGAACACCTTCATCGGTACTCCTTACTGGATGGCACCTGAGGTCATTGCCTGCGACGAGAACCCAGACTCCACCTACGACTTCAGG agtGACATTTGGTCCTTGGGAATAACAGCTATAGAGATGGCAGAGGGAGCTCCCC ccCTGTGTGACATGCACCCGATGAGAGCCCTCTTTCTGATTCCCAGGAACCCCCCTCCAAAACTTAAATCCAAGAAATG A